The Chlorocebus sabaeus isolate Y175 chromosome 22, mChlSab1.0.hap1, whole genome shotgun sequence genome segment tgctgctgcctgtACAAGACGTGCCGCCGACCACGTCGTAAGTGTGCCTACCCTGCTCCACTGTGACCCCCTGGGATGGCAAGGGGAGCTGACCAGGCCCTGCTTTGGCTAAGCTGGAGGGATGGGTGACAAGCCTGGCCCTAagacctggggaggtggaggagggtcCTCACTGGAATTCTCTTTGCAGCGGTTgtcaccaccaccacatccaccACTGTGGTGCATGCCCCTTATCCTCAGCCTCCAAGTGTGCCACCCAGCTACCCTGGACCAAGCTACCAGGGCTACCACACCATGCCACCTCAGCCAGGGATGCCAGCAGCACCCTACCCAATGCAGTACCCACCACCTTACCCGGCCCAACCCATGGGCCCGCCGGCCTACCACGAGACCCTCGCTGGTGAGTGCCCCTGCTGACTCTAGCCCTGCCTAACTTCTTGAGTATCTGCCAGCATCCTTCGGGCACCCATCCCAGAGTACATCACTGAATAGGCCTCTGCCCCTTTCTGCTCGCCTGCCACTCATACGGCAGCCCACCATGCTCACAGCCAACCAGGATCCTCTCTGCTTTCAGGAGGAGCAGCCGCGCCCTACCCTGCCAGCCAGCCTCCTTACAACCCGGCCTACATGGATGCCCCGAAGGCGGCCCTCTGAGCGTCCTCCGGCCTCTCTGGCTGCCACTTGGTTATgctgtgtgtgagtggtgtgcaCGCACAGTTCCTTATGTCCCAGCCGTGCTGTGTGTGTCCTGCCTGTGTATGTAGCTTCCTCTGATGCTGACGAGGTGGGGAATGATCCTTGCCAGAGTGGGCTGGGACCAGACTTTGTTCTCTTCCTCACCTGAAATTATGCTTCCTAAAATCTCAAACCAAACTCAAAGAATGGGGTGGTGGGGGCACCCTGTGAGGTGGCCCCTGAGAGGTGGGGGGGTTCTCCAGGGCACATCTGGAGTTCTTCTCCAGCTTACCCTAGGGTGACCAAGTATGGCCTGTCACACCAGGGTGGCGCAGCTTTCTGTATGATGCAGATGTGTCCTGGTTTTGGCAGTGCAGCCAGCTGCTGCTTGAGGTGATGCGGGCAAAGCTTGGGATCTGACCAAGTTGGGCTTTGATTCTTTAGGCAGATGTCCCATTGTTCCCTGGAGCCTGTGTCGTGCCTGTTGGGGGTCAGGCAGCCTCCTGATGCCAGAACACCTCAGGCAGAGCCCTACTCACCTGATAGCTGTCTGCCTGGACTGTTCCCTGTCCCTGCATCTTCCCTGGGACCACCCAGAGGGCCACATCTACACACAGCCTAGCTGCCCACAGGGAGCTCTGCTGCCCTTGCTGGCCCTGCCCTTCCCACAGGTGAGCAGGGCTCCTGTCCACCAGCACACTCAGGTCTCTTCCCTgcagtgttttcattttattttagccgaacattttgcctgttttgttttaaacatgaTAGTTGATATGAGACTGAAACCCCAGGGTAGTGGAGGGAAATTGGCTCAGAGGAGACGGACAACCTGGCAACTGTGAGTCCCTGCTTCCCCTGACACCAGCCTCATGGAATATGCAACTCCTGTACCCCAGTCCAGGGTGTTCTGGCAGCAGGGACACCTGGGCCAAGGGGCCATCTGGACCAAAGGTGGGGTGTGGGGCCCTGGATGGCAGCTCTGGCCCAGACATGAATACCTCGGTGTTCCTCCTCCATTACTGTTTCACCAGAGCTGTCTTAGCTTCGAATCTGTTGTGTTTCTGAGTCTGGGGTCTGTACTCTTGTTTATAATAAATGCAATCGTTTGGAGCTGCTGCCCCCTTTCTTCCTGGCTGCTGGGATTGGAATCAGGCTGTACTGTTTCCATCAACCATTCGGGCTTCTCGTGTTTTCCCTACTTTTATTGAGCTCAGTTAGTTATCATCCTGCTAGGGAAAGTGAGGGACAAACACTATGCCCTCCTCCCCAGGTCCCTGAGTGTGGGCAGAGGTCTGGACTGCCAAGAAGGGTAGGAGCCAAGTGACCACTCAATGCTGGAGGGGGGGGGGGTCTTTATTCATCAGATTTTCCTTCTTGGCCTACTCCCCAGGTGCAGCCAGGGATAGTCCATACAGTGTGGCCACTGCCAAGGTCAGGACGGCCAGTAGACCCAGTGGTGCCAGCAGCCCCTCCCTGGGTAGGGCTCCAGGGTCCTTCATTGGAGGAAGATCCTTGGGTCTCCTTCTCTCTCCAAGGCTGGGACTAGTGTTCCTGGTTGTGGCCAGGTGTGCAGGGGCTATGACAGCAGATGGTCTTGGCTTGGTCCCAGCAGAGGCTGTGACCCCATACATGGGCCTGATGGTGCTGAAGGGCCTGGCGTGAGCATCCACCCACCGCAGCAGGGCCTGTGGTCTCCACTGACAGATGCTGAGCAGGGCCAGGACATCACCCTCAGCCGTGTGCGAGTCCGGAGGGGACTGTCCATACAGGCGTGTGTAGATGCTGCCTAGGCTGTAGCTCTTCCTTGGGCCGTGTTCTGAGGGGCTGCCTGCTCGCTCCACGGCCTtcagtgcagtgatgctatccaCACAGAAGGCACCATCCAGAGCACTGGTGAGGCCTAGCATAGCCAGCTCTGCTTGGAGCAGGGGGAAGTCATAGCGGTCACCATTGTGTGCCACCAGGCACCAGGGCTGTGGCTGGCGCCGCAGGAAGGCTAGGAGCAGGTTGGCCAGGTTGTCATCGAAACATTGACGCCCATGCGCTGCCAGCACAGCTGTGCTCAGACCTGTGATCTCGCTGGCTGCAGGGCTGCAGGCTTTTCCCGGAGCCACGCACAGGGAGAGCTTGTCTACCACACGCGGTGGTGGAGGAACTGTGGGAGGTGGTCCCTGAGAGGTGGGGGGGCTCTCCAGGGCACATCTGTGGACAGCCAGCAGGcacagctctgtgaccttgggctggGAGAAGGGCAAGCCAGTGGCCTCCATGTCGAAAAAGATGAGGGTCTGCATGGGCCCCGGGGGCAGGGCCTGCGAGCCCATGGTTGGGTAGGACCTGCCGCTGAGCCTGGGGAGGAGCATGGGGTGGGTGTGTGAGTGCCCAGTGTTAAGATCCGAAGGGGAGGGAGTGGGGTAGGGGGTAGGGGGTGGGCAGAAGCACATCTCAGGCCTTCCCTGCACAATCCTGCCCTGTCTGTGAGCTCCAGGGCCCATTTTCAGGCAGGAAGTTGGAGAGGGTGGGGTGGTTTCCTTAGTGGGACCAGCACATTCGACTGTCTGAGAGGGCTCCCTCTTCACATGACTTGGCCCCTCCCCTAGTGCCCCCTTAGTCTGGGGTCGGGGAACCCATGGCCCTCCTGCCCTGCGCCATCCCCTTGGGGAGCCACACTTACCgtagcaggcaggcaggcaggcagtagTGACTTTGCTGCACACTCTCCCGCGGCTCTCGCTGGCAGCGGTGGCGGGAAGTGAAACTTGGTGTGGGCCCGCCTACAGCCCCACGTGAGCCAGGCCCGCCCTGCTCGTCAGCCTGCCTGGTCTGTCCCTCTCGCTAACATccgtccccccacccccacttccccGCCCTCAGGGGACCCCAGAGGCCTTCTGAGATCCACGGCTGTGGCCTGATGGTGGCACAATGCACCGGGCCATCACACCAATGATAGGCAGCTGGAAGGACCAGGGCAGTGGCGCCAGACCAGCTCCTGGTGTTACACACTGCTGGGAGCTCCTGCTGCAGCCCTTTCGTGCCCACCTGTGGGTCCCACTTTTCCAGGCTTTCCTGGTTTAGGCCTGGGCCAAGAGCCACCTCCTTCCCTGCCACACAATGGTTTCTTCCCATGGCCCCAGCCCAAAGCAATGACTCAGGACAATTCCACAGGCAGGGCAGGGCTCCTTCCTCAAGGCAGATCGGTTACCATGGGGACTGGGGCTCAGCAGCAGCCAGGGACAGGAAGAAGGATCCCAGCCACTCAAGGTCCCGGTCCCGGTCCCGCTCCACCCCTCCCACTCCGCCAAAAAGATTAGACTCAGGAAACAAGGCCAGCCGGTTCTCTGGGCAGTTCTTGCTGGTCACTGCTTTAATCAGTTGATGTGGTAAGGAAAGGAACGGTGCTGGTGCCACCATGTGGCTGGACGCTCAGGGCCTCAGCCACACTCCAACTCGGGGTCGTCCACATCGGTTTCCGCGGCACAGAGGTCATCCAGGGCTGCCTCTGAGACAAAAAGGAGAGGTTCTTGGTGAGGGCCCAAAGGTGCCAGGGCCTAGGGCAGGTCCCACCTCTCCTCCCCCAACGCCCGCAGGAACTAACCAGTCCCTTCCAGACCCAGGCCTTGCTCCCTCAGCTACTGCAAACAAAGTGATACAAAAGCAATTCAGACACAGGTATTTCTGGAAAAACTGTGGCTCTGCCAGGCACATTCAACAGATAGGAGCAAAAGGCAGCCCAATATGCTTGGAGAAGAACTGGGgcagaagataaagaaaatgaccCCAGTGCCGGAACAGGCTGTAGTGGGCAGGGGCCTGCCGAGGGGACGCCCAGGAATATGAGTTGTTGGGGAACCTCAGGGAGAAGCCGTGGGGGCTGGGCGGGAGGGCCTCTGGCAGGCTCACCTTCACAGTCGGTCACGTCAGGAAGCCCGCGGATGAGCATGCTGACCCCTGGCATCACCTGGTCATACTGATGCAGGACCTCCACACAGTGCATTATGAAGAGCTTGTCCTTCTGGGACAGGCCGTGCAGCAGCAGCACCGTGTCCCGCAGACAGCGCACTGTCCGCCTCTGCTGGTCAGTCCTTGGGGGCCCACCTGCCCTCCGCACTGTCAGCCACTGTCTATGCAACATCACCGTGAGCGCTCTGACCACCTGGGAGAGAGGGGGCACAGACTGAGGTCTGGTGCCACCATGGCCTGTACCCTAACAATCCATTCAGCCTAGCCACCTCAGGTGAGGGGGTTTGCAGTGGGGTCTACAGTCCTTGCACAGAGTCCCTTTACCACCCACAGAGCTGCCAGCTGTTGGCCCCTGCCTACTCACCTCTACATTACACTGGCAGTTGGAGCCAGTGACTAGGGGCAAGGGGCTCTGCACACCAAGCTTAGCCAGGAGCCACACCACCTAGAACAAGAACAGATCAGCTCCATCGTGGGCAGAAGGAGACCAGTCCCTGTGAGGGCTTTCTCAAGCTTCTGTAAGAGTTCACTTACTTCAGCAACTGCTTGTCTGCACAAATGGGGTCCAAGAAGTTGTGTGGGACCTTCCCAGGGCAGACCCAGGATGAGCACCCATGTCTCACCAGCAACCCACCTGCCTCCAGCCCCCCATCCTGCCCCCAAGCCCCAAAGCCAGGACAGGTTCAGTCATCAGGCAACTCTGCCAAGTCCTGTCTGCATTGCATCTGTGTAGTGCACAGCCCCCAAACTGAGTTTACCTCTTTAGTTGCTTGATAAACTCGTTACTAAAATGAACTAAAGCTCCTTTTCTCCCCAGTAGAAAGAGGAGATTCTGTCGGTTCTTAGGATGGGGTGGGGACAGTGTCCAGAAGGGGCTCTGGAGTTTTTACCTCTTGTTCCAGCTGGAGCCATTGTGTCTCTGAGGCCATTCTGTCAGGCCGTGATGTGATGTACAtgtacagcagcagcaggaggcagtCTTCTGAAAAGGACAGTGCACCTCGAACTCAGGGTGCCCTTTCTCATGAAGAGCCTGGGCTACATGCTGCAGAAGCCCTCCGAGGCCCCTgaccctgtccccaccccaacACTTCCCTTGATCTGCAGGAGCAGTCCAGACGcccgccccaccctgctttaCCCGAGTGGGAACAGAGCTGAGGTGCCAACTGGTCGTGGTCCgccaggagggagaggagctcAACAGCCAGCACCACACCAGGCAGGGGTGTCTCTGGGCTGAGGCACTTTGGCAGCACTTGGAACACACACTGGAACCTAAAAGACAAGGACCCAGAGACAAGTGACACTCCCCAACCACAGCTTCATAACCTACCCTCACATTCCACTAGAGGTAACAGAAAATTGAGCAAGGCAGTACGAACAGGTGAGTTGGTTCAGCCAGACTTGGGTTTCAGTGCTGGCCTGACCTCCACTTACTTGCTATGAAACTTGTTTCATGTGAACAAGCGGGCACTTCCACTGCAAGACTGCTGCAGCTGAGAGGACAGGCCCTCATCTGGCATAGCATCGCCCAGGAAGTGGGATGACCTCCTGGACCCGGGATGCCTGGCTTCCACATGCTCCCTAACAGGGATGCAGGTCCTAACTTAGGTGGGAGAGAAATGTTCTGTGCCCACAGAAGGATCGGCCAGGGCTCCACAAGTGATAAACATGGCCTTGGCTATAGTTGGATCTTATGAGACCTCTTGCAGGGCAAGAAAAACCATTTTCTCTACTTGTTAGAAAACGTATCTGCTGCCAGTAGGAGAATGTGCCTACTGTGGGGTGTGCGGGAGGGAGGAGTTCTGGGCACACTGCCACAGGTCTCAGGGGCAAAAGGAAAGCTATTACCAAGAAACCAAGCCCCAAGGCAACTGCTGCTGTTTGCTAAACCCACATAGCCTGGAGAAGCATGGTGGACTGGCCTGGTGGGTGGAGAGAAGAGCAATTCTGAAACACCCTGTGGGGACTGGCCAGGTGTGTACCCCTTCAGACATCTGCAGTTTCTGAGCACAGAAGGACAAGATATCCCTCAGTATGTCCTTAGGAAgtaaggtctcactatgtgggGTGAACTCACTTTAGAGCAAATCCTGCACAGCAGAGAAAAAGTTCAATGCTTTTTAGTTGCCAGGGTGTGCAGACCTTTGCGGGAAGCTGCAATTTAACATGGTTGTTACCTGGTTTCATTACTGGGCTGTAAGAGGCCCAATATCTGCCACTTGCAGAAGGTATTGCAAGGAAAATCCACCTTTATATACAACACAGTGGTTTCCAAGTTATTTTTTGATAGtgtagtaactttttttttttgaaatggagtcttgctgtgttgcccaggctagagtgcagtggcgtgatctcagctcaccgcaacctctgtctccagggttcaagtgattctcctgcctcagcctcccgagtagctgggactacaggtgccactacacccagctaattttttgtgtttttagtagagatggggtttcaccgtgttagccaggatggtctcaatctcccgacctcatgatccacccgcctcggcttcccaaagtgctgggattataggcgtgagccatcacgcctggcccatAAGaacctttttaaatgaaattttatgaagagCCCCAGTACATGAAATAGATAAGCACCCAGCCATGGCTGTGTTTTGAATGTCCCTGTGGACAAGCTCAACAGGAATGGAATAATGGTGTGTCTACCACCAGCAAAAACATGGTttctgggattcttttttttgagatagggtctcactctgtcacctaggctggagtgcagtggcatggtcatagctcactgccaccatgcctggctaatttaaaaaaaaaaaattgtagagatagagtctcgctttgttgcccatgctggtctcaaactcctgggcttaagtgatcctcccaccttggcctccaaaagtgctgagattacaggcaggagccactgtgcccagcctgggattcattcatttaacaattattaaacaaataaccaagactgggcccagtggctcacgcctataatcccagcactttgggaggccaaggcgggtggatcacctgaggtcaggcatttgagaccagcctggccagcatggtgaaaccctgtctctactaaaagtacaaaaattagccgggcgtggtggcaggcacctgtaatcccagcttctcaggaggctgaggcaggagaactgcttgaacctgggagatggaggttgcagtgagccgagattacaccattgcactccagcctgggcaacaagagtgaaacttcgtctcgaaacaaaaccaaaaataaacaaacaaaacagccaCTATGAGCTGGGCCCCTGCTGGGCACTTGAGTGCTGGGTCTGCCTGATCCCACTGCCTACACTATACTGTGGTGCTGTGTCCAGCTCTGAGTACCACCTTTAGCATGGGCCAGAC includes the following:
- the TREX1 gene encoding three-prime repair exonuclease 1, with amino-acid sequence MGSQALPPGPMQTLIFFDMEATGLPFSQPKVTELCLLAVHRCALESPPTSQGPPPTVPPPPRVVDKLSLCVAPGKACSPAASEITGLSTAVLAAHGRQCFDDNLANLLLAFLRRQPQPWCLVAHNGDRYDFPLLQAELAMLGLTSALDGAFCVDSITALKAVERAGSPSEHGPRKSYSLGSIYTRLYGQSPPDSHTAEGDVLALLSICQWRPQALLRWVDAHARPFSTIRPMYGVTASAGTKPRPSAVIAPAHLATTRNTSPSLGERRRPKDLPPMKDPGALPREGLLAPLGLLAVLTLAVATLYGLSLAAPGE